One window of Desulfobacca acetoxidans DSM 11109 genomic DNA carries:
- the dsrP gene encoding sulfate reduction electron transfer complex DsrMKJOP subunit DsrP: MLEQAFVGTKKYFGVLAGLGFLIALGALGYYQQLTTGLGITGMGRDVSWGFYIAQFTYLVGVAASGVMVVLPYYLHDYKAFGRITILGEFLAVAAVSMCLLFIVADLGRPDRLFNIIKYPTPGSVLFWDMVVLNGYLLLNIVIGWNVMEAERNDTKYKPWVKFLIYVSIPWAISIHTVTAFLYAGLPGRGFWLTAVMAPRFLASAFAAGPSLLILLCLLVRNNTKFDPGKEQIQTLAKIVTYAILVNIFLFFCEIFTVFYSQIPDHMLHFKYLFVGLEGKGQLVPFMWFSLLGMIATALFMVSPKVRQNENHLAIACVFIIITTYIDKGLGLVSAGFIPNPLEHITEYWPTGLEAMITLGIWATGFFILTVLYKIAVSIKEEIRA, from the coding sequence ATGCTTGAGCAAGCGTTTGTAGGAACCAAAAAATATTTTGGGGTGCTGGCCGGTCTGGGTTTTCTCATCGCCTTGGGCGCCCTTGGTTATTATCAACAGCTTACTACCGGGTTAGGCATTACCGGCATGGGCCGGGACGTCTCCTGGGGTTTTTATATTGCCCAGTTCACCTATCTGGTCGGTGTGGCTGCCTCCGGGGTTATGGTGGTTCTGCCCTACTATCTGCACGATTATAAGGCCTTCGGCCGTATTACCATCCTGGGCGAATTCCTGGCCGTGGCCGCCGTTTCAATGTGTCTGCTGTTCATTGTTGCTGATCTGGGGCGGCCGGACCGGTTATTTAATATTATTAAATATCCGACGCCGGGATCGGTGCTCTTCTGGGATATGGTGGTGCTCAACGGCTATCTCCTGTTGAACATCGTCATCGGCTGGAATGTTATGGAAGCGGAGCGCAACGACACCAAGTACAAACCCTGGGTGAAATTTTTGATTTACGTCTCTATTCCCTGGGCTATTTCCATTCACACCGTCACGGCGTTTTTATATGCCGGTCTGCCCGGCCGGGGTTTTTGGTTGACCGCCGTCATGGCGCCCCGCTTTCTGGCTTCAGCCTTCGCCGCCGGTCCGTCTCTGCTCATCCTGCTCTGCCTGTTGGTGCGCAATAACACGAAATTTGATCCCGGCAAAGAGCAGATCCAGACCCTGGCAAAAATTGTCACCTATGCCATCCTGGTTAATATCTTCTTATTTTTCTGCGAGATCTTTACCGTCTTCTACAGCCAGATTCCGGATCACATGCTGCATTTCAAGTATCTCTTCGTGGGTCTGGAAGGCAAAGGCCAGCTTGTGCCCTTCATGTGGTTCTCTCTTCTGGGCATGATTGCTACGGCACTGTTCATGGTGTCGCCGAAAGTCCGGCAGAATGAGAATCACCTGGCCATAGCCTGCGTTTTTATCATCATCACTACCTATATTGACAAAGGTTTGGGTCTGGTCTCGGCCGGTTTTATCCCCAACCCCTTGGAGCACATCACGGAATACTGGCCTACCGGTTTGGAGGCCATGATTACTTTGGGTATCTGGGCTACCGGTTTCTTTATCCTGACGGTTTTGTATAAGATCGCCGTCTCCATTAAGGAAGAGATCAGGGCCTGA
- a CDS encoding RsbRD N-terminal domain-containing protein, with translation MALIDLLAAKRAEILEQWRNLVFESYVPETARFLKTQKDRFANPISYQLTRGLTGVLDAFLSDIQAEELFTHLDEVLKIKALQEHTPARAMAFLFLLKKIIRSELAQQLQNPAYIQEMYEIEDRIDGLALLGFNVYMERREKLNEVKLSEVKRCVSGLLRRFGLGSEVFEERSGT, from the coding sequence ATGGCATTAATTGATCTGTTGGCGGCAAAAAGGGCTGAAATTTTAGAGCAGTGGCGCAATTTGGTCTTTGAAAGTTATGTACCGGAGACGGCTCGTTTCCTAAAAACGCAGAAAGATCGCTTTGCCAACCCCATATCTTATCAACTTACCCGGGGATTGACCGGGGTGCTGGATGCCTTTCTTTCGGATATCCAAGCCGAGGAGTTGTTTACCCATCTGGATGAGGTCTTAAAGATTAAAGCCCTCCAGGAGCACACCCCTGCGCGGGCGATGGCTTTTTTATTTCTTTTAAAGAAAATCATCCGGTCGGAACTTGCCCAGCAGTTGCAGAATCCCGCCTATATCCAGGAGATGTATGAGATTGAGGATCGCATCGATGGTTTGGCGCTGTTGGGTTTTAACGTCTATATGGAGCGGCGGGAAAAATTGAACGAAGTTAAATTATCAGAGGTTAAACGATGTGTCAGCGGCCTGTTGCGCCGGTTTGGTTTAGGCTCTGAGGTTTTTGAGGAGCGGTCTGGAACTTAA
- the dsrK gene encoding sulfate reduction electron transfer complex DsrMKJOP subunit DsrK: protein MAKIPKPAELIQIDYKLPAKSWMETKADIRPGYYVNAASRKWVELVDYPYPRDWNVAEDDWKLPDNWKEIVLQGMEDRLERFRSLKLFFDICVRCGACADKCHFFLGTGDPKNMPVMRAELMRSVYRRYFKTAGKVLGELAGARDLTEDVLKEWFFYLHQCTICRRCSVFCPYGIDMAEMTLIGRELLSSVGLNIDWAMASVAQCYDRGSHIGATPQAFKDMIDFLAEENERITGISTPVPINKKGAEILFIVPSGDYFADPGTYTLMGYLLLFKYIGLDYTMSTYAAEGGNFGWFVSHEMGKRLNAKMYEEAKRLKVKWILGGECGHMWRVCNQYMPTWFAPVDFLEEPVSPITGTKFETAKLHKMVHISEFTADLFKHGKLKVDPQRNAHIKLTFHDSCNPARAMGLLEEPRYIINQVLPKENFFEMPPNTIREKTFCCGSSAGLNANENMDIRMLGGLPRANAVKYVAEKYGVNHLGCVCALDRATLPTLMQYWVPEVDVTGITEMVGNALIFDDEIERTTDLRDRDLVGFGEEAAEEEEAE, encoded by the coding sequence ATGGCTAAGATTCCTAAACCTGCAGAATTAATACAGATAGATTACAAGCTTCCGGCCAAAAGTTGGATGGAAACCAAGGCTGATATCCGGCCCGGGTACTACGTCAACGCCGCCAGCCGCAAGTGGGTGGAATTAGTTGATTATCCCTATCCAAGAGACTGGAACGTCGCCGAGGACGACTGGAAGCTCCCGGATAATTGGAAAGAGATTGTTCTTCAAGGTATGGAAGACCGGTTGGAGCGGTTTCGGTCCTTGAAGCTTTTCTTTGATATTTGTGTCCGGTGTGGTGCCTGTGCCGACAAATGCCACTTTTTCCTCGGCACCGGCGACCCCAAGAATATGCCGGTCATGCGGGCCGAACTTATGCGGTCGGTGTACCGGCGGTATTTTAAGACCGCGGGTAAAGTTTTAGGGGAACTGGCCGGCGCCCGTGACCTTACCGAAGACGTGCTGAAAGAGTGGTTCTTTTATCTGCATCAATGTACTATCTGCCGGCGCTGTTCGGTCTTCTGTCCCTACGGCATAGATATGGCCGAAATGACCCTGATTGGCCGGGAATTGCTGTCATCAGTAGGACTCAATATCGATTGGGCCATGGCTTCCGTGGCCCAATGCTATGATCGCGGCAGCCACATCGGCGCCACTCCGCAGGCCTTCAAGGACATGATCGACTTCTTGGCGGAGGAGAACGAACGTATCACGGGTATTTCCACTCCGGTGCCCATCAACAAAAAGGGTGCTGAGATTCTCTTCATCGTGCCGTCGGGGGACTATTTTGCCGATCCCGGGACCTACACCCTGATGGGCTATCTGTTGTTGTTCAAGTATATCGGTCTCGATTACACCATGAGCACCTATGCCGCCGAGGGAGGTAACTTCGGATGGTTCGTGTCCCATGAGATGGGCAAACGGTTGAACGCCAAGATGTATGAAGAGGCCAAGCGCCTGAAGGTGAAGTGGATTTTGGGGGGCGAATGCGGCCACATGTGGCGGGTCTGCAACCAGTATATGCCTACGTGGTTCGCGCCGGTGGATTTTCTGGAAGAGCCGGTCTCTCCCATCACCGGCACTAAATTCGAGACCGCCAAACTCCACAAGATGGTGCATATTTCCGAATTTACCGCCGACCTCTTCAAACACGGTAAGCTCAAAGTTGATCCCCAGAGAAACGCCCATATCAAACTGACTTTTCATGATTCCTGCAACCCGGCGAGAGCTATGGGTCTTCTCGAAGAGCCGCGGTATATTATCAACCAGGTTTTGCCGAAAGAGAATTTCTTCGAGATGCCACCCAACACCATCCGGGAAAAGACGTTCTGCTGCGGCAGCAGTGCCGGTCTGAATGCCAATGAGAACATGGATATCCGGATGTTGGGCGGTTTGCCCCGAGCCAATGCAGTCAAATATGTGGCTGAGAAGTATGGCGTCAACCATCTTGGCTGTGTCTGCGCCCTGGACCGGGCGACCCTGCCGACGCTGATGCAGTATTGGGTGCCCGAGGTCGATGTTACCGGCATCACCGAAATGGTGGGCAACGCCCTGATCTTCGATGACGAGATTGAACGTACCACCGACCTGCGGGATCGCGATCTGGTTGGGTTCGGAGAAGAGGCTGCCGAAGAGGAGGAAGCGGAATAA
- a CDS encoding ferritin-like domain-containing protein: MGKRGTEIVGMDVKELLDLLNKAFADEWLAYYQYWVGAKVVRGPMKDAVAAELLQHATEELMHADMVANRIIQLGGKPITEPKKWYEWSGCGYLPPDDDYVKKILEQNIDGERCAISYYDQLMKKTRDSDIVTFNMVTTILEQEVEHEEDLQSLLEDLELMMGRR, translated from the coding sequence ATGGGAAAAAGAGGAACAGAAATCGTCGGAATGGATGTCAAAGAATTGCTGGACCTGTTAAACAAGGCCTTTGCCGATGAATGGCTTGCTTATTATCAATATTGGGTGGGAGCCAAGGTCGTGCGCGGGCCGATGAAGGACGCAGTGGCGGCCGAACTTTTGCAGCATGCCACCGAAGAACTGATGCACGCCGACATGGTGGCCAACCGTATCATTCAGCTAGGCGGGAAACCCATTACTGAACCCAAGAAGTGGTATGAATGGTCCGGCTGCGGGTATCTTCCCCCTGATGACGACTACGTCAAGAAGATCTTGGAACAGAACATTGACGGGGAACGCTGTGCCATCTCGTACTACGACCAATTGATGAAAAAAACCCGGGACAGCGATATCGTTACTTTTAATATGGTCACCACCATCCTAGAGCAGGAGGTGGAGCACGAGGAGGACCTGCAATCTCTGCTGGAAGACCTGGAACTGATGATGGGCCGCAGGTAA
- the lysS gene encoding lysine--tRNA ligase, whose amino-acid sequence MQEESNIIGQRRKKVQEWRDAGLEPFANTFHPEHRISELMAAYGGLTGAELDGLGQIFSLAGRLVLMRQFGKASFFHFQDDGGRLQGYIQRQEVGPEAYTFFKRLDLGDIVGFRGSLFRTKTNELTLQVKDFILLTKALRPLPEKYHGLSDVERRYRQRYLDLFVNPEVKGVFRARSRIIRLVRDFMEQREFLEVETPMMQPIPGGATARPFQTYHNVLAMPLYLRIAPELYLKRLLVGGFERVFEINRSFRNEGVSTQHNPEFTMMEFYQAYATYEDLMMLTEEMFGQIATQITGGRQIDYQGHKIDLTPPWQRLEMQESLTRVGGIPAALVQDRQALVQLALEQGVTLRPGEGYGRAMAKLFDLHVEPKLIQPTFITGFPVEISPLSRRNQVNPELADRFELFIAGKEIANGFSELNDPDDQRQRFLKQVAAREAGNDEAHFMDEDFVRALEYGMPPAAGEGIGIDRLVMLLTDSASIRDVILFPQLRPEG is encoded by the coding sequence ATGCAAGAAGAATCAAACATCATCGGACAGCGCCGGAAGAAGGTTCAGGAGTGGCGTGACGCCGGCCTCGAGCCGTTTGCAAATACCTTCCATCCGGAGCATCGCATCAGTGAGTTGATGGCGGCGTATGGGGGGTTGACCGGGGCGGAACTGGATGGGTTAGGCCAGATCTTTAGTCTGGCTGGCCGCTTGGTGCTGATGCGGCAGTTCGGCAAAGCCAGTTTTTTCCATTTTCAAGATGATGGCGGCCGTCTGCAGGGGTATATCCAACGCCAGGAGGTCGGTCCCGAGGCTTACACTTTTTTTAAACGGCTGGATTTGGGGGATATTGTCGGTTTTCGCGGCAGCCTCTTTCGGACCAAGACCAATGAACTTACCTTGCAGGTTAAGGATTTTATCTTATTGACCAAGGCCTTGCGGCCGCTGCCGGAGAAATATCACGGTCTGAGCGATGTGGAGCGCCGGTATCGTCAGCGGTATCTAGATCTATTTGTCAATCCGGAGGTAAAAGGCGTTTTTCGGGCCCGGTCCCGCATTATTCGGTTAGTGCGGGATTTTATGGAACAGCGGGAATTTCTGGAGGTCGAAACCCCCATGATGCAGCCCATTCCCGGCGGTGCCACGGCCCGGCCTTTTCAAACCTATCATAATGTATTGGCGATGCCTCTTTATTTGCGCATCGCCCCGGAGTTATATCTCAAGCGTCTCTTGGTGGGAGGCTTCGAACGGGTCTTTGAAATCAACCGGAGCTTTCGCAATGAGGGTGTCTCTACGCAGCATAATCCGGAATTCACCATGATGGAATTCTATCAGGCCTATGCCACCTATGAAGACCTCATGATGTTGACCGAAGAGATGTTCGGCCAGATTGCCACGCAGATTACTGGCGGCCGGCAGATCGATTATCAGGGTCACAAAATCGATCTTACCCCTCCGTGGCAGAGGTTGGAGATGCAAGAGTCTTTGACCAGGGTGGGCGGCATCCCGGCGGCCCTGGTGCAAGACCGGCAGGCGTTGGTGCAGTTGGCACTGGAGCAGGGTGTGACCCTGCGCCCCGGCGAAGGCTATGGGCGAGCCATGGCCAAGCTATTCGATCTACACGTGGAGCCGAAGCTGATCCAACCGACCTTTATTACCGGTTTCCCCGTTGAAATTTCGCCGCTATCCCGCCGGAACCAGGTCAACCCCGAATTGGCCGACCGCTTTGAACTCTTTATTGCCGGCAAGGAGATTGCCAATGGTTTTTCGGAACTCAATGATCCGGATGACCAACGGCAGCGTTTTTTAAAACAGGTGGCGGCGCGGGAGGCTGGCAATGATGAGGCCCATTTTATGGACGAAGATTTTGTCCGGGCTTTGGAATACGGAATGCCGCCCGCGGCGGGGGAGGGTATCGGCATTGATCGTTTGGTGATGCTCCTCACCGATTCGGCATCTATCCGGGACGTCATCCTGTTCCCTCAGTTACGCCCCGAAGGATAA
- the dsrM gene encoding sulfate reduction electron transfer complex DsrMKJOP subunit DsrM yields the protein MDFFKRHFLVPLIAVLALVAIAYIGVKANLEFVFGVVIPYLAVLIFFEGLIYRIISWARSPVPFKIPTTCAQVRTLPWFKRTIADKLDNPDTRLWTVARMALEVLAFRSLFRNIRSELRRDKDNPEKSRLVYWSYKWLWLGAIAFHYAFLVVILRHIRFFTQPVPHFVTALAEADGFVQFYVPTVYLTGVILVLAVTYLLARRIYTPTLRYLSLAADYFPLLLIISIGVSGILMRYFYKVDIAAVKQLAIGLATLKPVVPAGIGSIFYIHLFLVCVLFVYFPFSKLMHAPGVFFSPTRNLPGDNRWRLHVNPWNYPVKFPDYMHQEDHYREAMIEAGLPVEKEK from the coding sequence ATGGATTTTTTTAAGCGTCATTTCCTTGTGCCCTTGATAGCGGTCCTAGCCCTCGTGGCCATCGCCTACATCGGGGTCAAAGCCAATTTAGAGTTTGTTTTCGGGGTGGTGATCCCGTATCTGGCCGTGCTCATCTTCTTTGAGGGCCTGATCTATCGGATCATCAGTTGGGCGCGGTCGCCCGTCCCTTTCAAAATTCCCACCACGTGCGCCCAAGTTAGGACGCTGCCCTGGTTTAAGAGAACTATCGCCGATAAATTAGACAATCCGGATACCAGGCTCTGGACGGTGGCGCGCATGGCGCTGGAGGTATTGGCTTTTCGCAGTCTCTTCCGCAACATTCGCAGTGAGTTGCGGCGGGATAAAGACAACCCGGAAAAGTCCCGCCTGGTCTACTGGTCCTACAAGTGGCTATGGCTGGGGGCTATTGCCTTTCACTATGCCTTTCTGGTGGTGATCTTGCGGCATATCCGGTTTTTCACCCAACCGGTGCCGCATTTTGTTACGGCTCTGGCGGAAGCCGACGGTTTTGTGCAATTCTACGTGCCCACGGTATACCTGACCGGGGTTATTCTGGTTCTGGCGGTTACCTATCTGCTGGCCCGCCGCATCTACACCCCGACGCTGCGCTATCTCTCTTTGGCGGCGGATTATTTCCCCCTGCTGCTGATCATCTCCATCGGCGTCAGCGGTATCCTGATGCGTTACTTCTATAAGGTCGATATCGCTGCAGTGAAGCAGTTGGCCATCGGTCTGGCGACCTTAAAACCGGTGGTTCCGGCGGGCATCGGTTCGATCTTTTATATCCACCTTTTCCTGGTTTGTGTGTTGTTTGTTTATTTTCCCTTTAGCAAACTGATGCACGCTCCGGGAGTGTTTTTCAGCCCCACCCGGAATCTCCCCGGTGACAATCGCTGGCGGCTGCATGTCAACCCATGGAATTATCCGGTAAAATTTCCGGATTATATGCACCAGGAAGATCATTATCGCGAAGCTATGATTGAGGCTGGACTGCCAGTTGAAAAGGAGAAGTAA
- the dsrJ gene encoding sulfate reduction electron transfer complex DsrMKJOP subunit DsrJ yields MEHNGDYKNEFGWFADKPKVPKKLYNIKGILAGLAIFLILVTMPLWKNIGKVVPAPDPKLNTAAIMALPEKNRTCIEDKEFMRANHMLLLVSWRDEAVRNAHRDYINSKGKKYLASLSNNCLECHSNKSQFCDQCHNYVAVVPNCWGCHFEKEKKQVAQSEAK; encoded by the coding sequence ATGGAACACAACGGCGATTATAAAAACGAATTCGGCTGGTTTGCAGACAAACCCAAGGTACCCAAGAAGCTTTATAATATCAAAGGCATCTTGGCCGGTCTGGCGATATTTCTGATTCTGGTGACGATGCCGCTATGGAAGAACATCGGCAAGGTGGTGCCGGCGCCTGATCCTAAACTCAACACCGCTGCTATCATGGCGCTTCCTGAAAAAAACCGCACCTGTATCGAGGACAAAGAGTTCATGCGGGCCAACCACATGCTGCTGTTAGTATCCTGGCGGGATGAAGCGGTCCGCAATGCCCATCGCGACTATATCAACAGCAAGGGGAAGAAATATCTCGCCAGCTTGTCGAACAATTGTTTGGAATGTCACTCCAACAAGAGTCAGTTCTGCGATCAGTGCCATAACTATGTCGCAGTCGTTCCCAACTGTTGGGGCTGTCATTTTGAAAAAGAGAAAAAGCAAGTGGCGCAGTCGGAGGCGAAGTAA
- a CDS encoding universal stress protein — protein sequence MEVQTILWPTDLSRNSLKAARHVVSLADKYQARVVLMYVGTDLTAMTGAYSYPSAEHLRHFQEWELDQAKKQMEAICDQNLKACPFMSLKLVQGDPAAEILKAIQEEKADIVVLTAHGRGHDDLDQKSADFGSVARKIMAQSTVPVHLITPMAS from the coding sequence ATGGAGGTACAGACTATTCTGTGGCCTACCGATCTGTCCAGGAATTCTCTAAAGGCTGCGAGGCATGTGGTCTCCCTGGCGGATAAATATCAGGCTCGGGTCGTATTGATGTACGTGGGGACCGATCTGACTGCGATGACCGGCGCTTACAGCTATCCCAGCGCCGAACACCTGAGACATTTTCAGGAATGGGAGTTAGATCAGGCAAAGAAACAGATGGAGGCCATCTGCGATCAGAATCTCAAGGCATGTCCCTTTATGAGTTTGAAGTTGGTCCAGGGGGATCCGGCGGCGGAAATCCTCAAGGCAATACAAGAGGAGAAGGCGGATATCGTGGTGCTCACCGCCCATGGCCGGGGCCATGACGACCTGGATCAGAAGAGCGCCGATTTTGGCAGTGTCGCCCGCAAGATCATGGCGCAGTCGACGGTGCCGGTGCATTTGATAACCCCCATGGCGAGTTAA
- a CDS encoding FKBP-type peptidyl-prolyl cis-trans isomerase has product MIIHRDCFVRLAYWLQMASGEYIRGSAEQPEELTFVVGYRELLPALENQLLGMRPGEERRFIIPATEAFGLRDPWLVQEWDRKRFPYHVDLQPGQAVVPYPCAIPVEYPYKIVEVKGEVVIVDQNHPLAGEDLHYRVKILEVRPATPPELAPLQQCEACAGELESCET; this is encoded by the coding sequence ATGATCATTCATCGTGATTGTTTTGTGCGTCTGGCTTATTGGTTGCAGATGGCGTCCGGCGAGTATATCCGGGGATCGGCCGAGCAGCCGGAGGAGCTTACCTTCGTGGTCGGCTATCGGGAACTGCTGCCAGCTCTGGAGAACCAACTCCTGGGGATGAGACCGGGGGAGGAGCGTCGATTCATTATTCCGGCGACCGAGGCCTTCGGGTTGCGTGATCCCTGGCTGGTACAGGAATGGGATCGCAAACGCTTTCCATACCATGTTGATCTGCAACCCGGACAGGCGGTAGTGCCATACCCCTGCGCCATTCCCGTCGAGTACCCCTATAAAATTGTCGAAGTCAAAGGTGAGGTCGTGATAGTGGATCAGAACCATCCCCTGGCGGGAGAGGACCTGCATTATCGGGTTAAGATCTTAGAAGTGCGGCCGGCGACGCCGCCGGAATTGGCACCGTTGCAACAGTGCGAGGCCTGTGCGGGGGAGTTGGAGAGCTGTGAAACCTGA
- a CDS encoding ferredoxin yields the protein MAWNVEVDHDKCTGCEECVNVCPAGVLEMQDGKSTPVNIDECLGCESCVEVCEAGAITVTET from the coding sequence ATGGCCTGGAATGTTGAAGTTGATCATGACAAATGTACCGGTTGCGAGGAATGTGTTAACGTCTGTCCTGCTGGTGTCCTTGAGATGCAAGACGGCAAATCTACTCCGGTCAATATTGATGAATGTCTGGGGTGTGAAAGCTGCGTTGAGGTTTGCGAGGCCGGCGCTATCACCGTTACCGAAACCTAA
- the dsrO gene encoding sulfate reduction electron transfer complex DsrMKJOP subunit DsrO: MGINRREFLRLAGLSTLLGLGGKTAFELLAPGQLEAQTYAPEPNALKAKRWAMVIDMRKMDEKTAQKCMNACHLTHNVPNIAQPKEAVAGVSPEDQNRFRIKWLWTEDFHNAFPGDEHANLAEKLHHMKFPVLCNHCDNPPCVRVCPTQATFRRPDGMVMMDMHRCIGCRYCMAACPFGARSFNWKDPRPYLKEVNMNYPTREIGVVEKCTFCDERVAKGQLPACVEASGGAMVFGDLADPKSKVRELLRANFTLRRKAHLGSNPQVYYIV; encoded by the coding sequence ATGGGTATAAACAGACGAGAATTCTTACGCTTAGCTGGTCTCTCCACGCTCCTGGGATTGGGTGGTAAAACGGCTTTTGAACTGCTGGCGCCCGGCCAATTGGAGGCCCAAACCTACGCCCCGGAGCCTAATGCCTTAAAAGCCAAAAGATGGGCCATGGTGATCGACATGCGCAAAATGGACGAGAAGACCGCCCAGAAATGTATGAACGCCTGTCACCTTACCCACAATGTTCCAAATATTGCTCAGCCGAAAGAAGCGGTTGCAGGCGTCTCTCCGGAAGACCAGAACCGCTTTCGGATTAAGTGGCTCTGGACGGAAGATTTTCACAACGCCTTTCCGGGCGATGAGCATGCCAATCTAGCGGAAAAATTGCATCATATGAAGTTTCCGGTGCTCTGTAACCACTGTGATAATCCTCCCTGCGTGCGGGTCTGCCCGACTCAGGCCACCTTCCGGCGTCCGGACGGCATGGTCATGATGGACATGCATCGATGTATCGGCTGCCGCTACTGTATGGCGGCCTGTCCCTTCGGGGCCCGCAGTTTCAACTGGAAAGACCCCCGTCCTTATCTGAAGGAAGTGAACATGAATTATCCCACCCGGGAGATCGGCGTGGTAGAGAAATGCACCTTCTGCGATGAGCGGGTAGCCAAGGGGCAACTGCCGGCCTGCGTCGAAGCCTCAGGGGGTGCCATGGTGTTCGGCGATCTAGCTGATCCCAAGTCTAAGGTGCGGGAGTTGCTGCGCGCCAACTTTACCTTGCGGCGCAAAGCACATCTGGGCTCAAATCCCCAAGTCTATTACATCGTGTGA
- a CDS encoding lipoprotein-releasing ABC transporter permease subunit: protein MQFERLVALRYLKAKRREKFISLISFISIAGVAVGVMALLVVIGVMTGFDQDLKRKILSVNAHVILIKPGYSIVDYDALVKKVEAVPGVASAKPFIYTQVMFSGPNNISGGVIRGLDLASIHQGGPAAIEVRDGSFTTLDKVQPAELPSVAVGNELAKNIGVRVGSQIKIISPLGTLTPMGRIPRVKNFQVGAIFHSGMFEFDNTLVYASIPQVQEYLGLGDKVTGLEIRVDDIYAADTVAAAVQTALGPGYQTRDWMRMNRSLFAALKLEKIAMFIILTLIVLVAAFNITSTLIMLVMEKHKDIAILKSLGATRRSIMKIFILEGLIIGAIGTVLGLGLGYLLTAMLKKYEFIKLPSDVYYISTLPVKVESLDVALIAGATMLISFLATIYPSWQASRLDPVEAIRFG, encoded by the coding sequence ATGCAATTCGAGCGGCTCGTGGCTTTAAGGTATCTTAAGGCCAAACGCCGGGAAAAATTCATCTCGCTCATCTCTTTTATTTCGATTGCCGGGGTCGCGGTGGGGGTTATGGCCCTGTTGGTAGTGATCGGGGTGATGACCGGCTTTGATCAAGACCTGAAGAGAAAAATCCTCAGTGTCAACGCACATGTCATCCTGATTAAACCCGGCTATAGCATTGTCGACTACGATGCCTTGGTAAAAAAAGTAGAAGCCGTGCCGGGGGTGGCCTCAGCCAAGCCATTTATTTATACCCAGGTGATGTTTTCGGGTCCGAACAATATTTCCGGCGGGGTAATCCGGGGGCTGGACCTGGCCAGTATCCATCAGGGCGGTCCTGCTGCCATCGAAGTGCGGGACGGCAGCTTCACAACGTTGGATAAAGTGCAGCCGGCAGAACTGCCATCAGTCGCCGTGGGCAACGAATTGGCCAAAAATATCGGTGTCAGGGTCGGCAGCCAGATCAAAATCATCTCTCCTCTGGGGACACTGACCCCAATGGGGCGCATCCCACGCGTGAAAAATTTCCAGGTCGGGGCCATCTTTCATTCCGGCATGTTTGAATTTGACAATACCCTGGTATATGCCAGTATTCCCCAGGTGCAGGAGTATTTGGGACTGGGCGATAAAGTCACCGGTTTGGAAATCCGGGTTGACGATATCTACGCCGCCGATACCGTTGCCGCAGCCGTTCAAACCGCTTTAGGTCCGGGGTATCAGACCCGCGATTGGATGCGTATGAACCGGAGCCTTTTTGCCGCCCTTAAGCTTGAAAAGATTGCCATGTTCATCATTCTCACCCTGATCGTCCTGGTGGCCGCTTTTAACATAACCAGCACGCTCATCATGTTGGTCATGGAAAAACATAAAGATATCGCTATCCTGAAATCGTTGGGGGCCACCCGGCGGAGTATAATGAAGATATTTATCCTGGAAGGGTTGATTATCGGCGCCATCGGTACCGTTTTAGGCCTCGGGCTGGGTTATCTGCTGACCGCCATGTTGAAAAAATATGAATTTATCAAACTACCCAGTGATGTCTATTACATTTCGACTCTGCCGGTGAAGGTGGAATCCCTGGATGTCGCCTTGATCGCCGGGGCCACGATGCTCATCAGTTTTCTGGCGACTATTTATCCTTCCTGGCAGGCCTCCCGGTTGGACCCGGTCGAAGCCATTCGTTTCGGTTAA